A DNA window from Patagioenas fasciata isolate bPatFas1 chromosome 1, bPatFas1.hap1, whole genome shotgun sequence contains the following coding sequences:
- the BCAT1 gene encoding branched-chain-amino-acid aminotransferase, cytosolic isoform X4 — MVSYGQASDLIITPATTFKEKPDPSGLVFGTVFTDNMLTVEWSLASGWEKPYIKPLENLSLHPASSALHYALELFEGMKAYRGVDGKIRLFRPSLNMDRMVRSARRAALPCFDQNELLQCIRKLVEVEKEWVPYSTSASLYIRPTLIGTEPSLGVKKPTKALLYVILSPVGPYFASGSFNPISLWADPKYVRAWKGGTGDCKMGGNYGASVYAQQEAMELGCQQVLWLYGEDHQITEVGTMNLFLYWINENGENELATPPLDGIILPGVTRQSILDLARNWKEFKVSERYITMSDLTAALEKNRVKEMFGAGTACIVCPVSKILYKGKHLHIPTMENGPQLATRFLNKLSDIQYGREDSDWAVLVS; from the exons GCTTCAGATTTGATTATCACCCCAGCTACAACTTTCAAGGAAAAGCCAGACCCCAGTGGTTTGGTATTTGGAACTGTGTTCACTGATAATATGCTGACAGTTGAGTGGTCCCTGGCTTCTGGATGGGAGAAACCTTATATTAAGCCACTTGAGAACCTCTCATTGCATCCAGCGTCCTCAGCTCTGCATTATGCTTTAGAA TTGTTTGAAGGAATGAAGGCTTACCGAGGAGTAGATGGCAAAATCCGCCTCTTCCGGCCGTCTCTCAACATGGACAGGATGGTGCGATCAGCAAGACGAGCAGCTCTACCA tgTTTTGACCAGAATGAGCTGTTACAGTGCATCCGGAAGCTGGTAGAAGTGGAAAAGGAGTGGGTCCCATACTCAACCAGTGCCAGCCTATATATCCGTCCTACCTTAATTGGAACTGAG CCTTCCCTTGGAGTGAAGAAGCCGACTAAAGCCCTACTGTATGTCATACTGAGTCCTGTGGGTCCCTACTTTGCAAGTGGAAGCTTTAATCCAATATCCTTATGGGCAGATCCAAAATATGTAAGAGCGTGGAAAGGAGGAACAGGGGACTGCAAAATGGGAGG GAATTACGGTGCTTCTGTTTATGCCCAGCAAGAAGCCATGGAGTTAGGCTGCCAGCAGGTTTTGTGGCTCTATGGTGAAGATCACCAAATAACTGAAGTTGGAACAATGAATCTGTTTCTCTACTGGATAAATGAAAATGGAG AAAATGAACTGGCAACCCCACCTTTAGATGGCATCATCCTTCCAGGAGTGACAAGACAAAGCATTTTGGATCTGGCACGCAACTGG AAAGAATTTAAAGTGTCTGAGCGATACATTACCATGAGTGACCTGACAGCTGCCTTGGAAAAGAACAGAGTAAAGGAGATGTTTGGTGCTGGAACAGCTTGTATTGTATGTCCTGTCTCTAAAATTTTATATAAGGGCAAG CATTTGCACATTCCAACTATGGAGAATGGACCTCAGTTAGCAACTCGTTTCCTGAATAAACTGAGTGACATCCAG taTGGAAGAGAAGACAGCGACTGGGCAGTGCTGGTGTCGTGA
- the BCAT1 gene encoding branched-chain-amino-acid aminotransferase, cytosolic isoform X2: protein MAESFKASDLIITPATTFKEKPDPSGLVFGTVFTDNMLTVEWSLASGWEKPYIKPLENLSLHPASSALHYALELFEGMKAYRGVDGKIRLFRPSLNMDRMVRSARRAALPCFDQNELLQCIRKLVEVEKEWVPYSTSASLYIRPTLIGTEPSLGVKKPTKALLYVILSPVGPYFASGSFNPISLWADPKYVRAWKGGTGDCKMGGNYGASVYAQQEAMELGCQQVLWLYGEDHQITEVGTMNLFLYWINENGENELATPPLDGIILPGVTRQSILDLARNWKEFKVSERYITMSDLTAALEKNRVKEMFGAGTACIVCPVSKILYKGKHLHIPTMENGPQLATRFLNKLSDIQYGREDSDWAVLVS, encoded by the exons GCTTCAGATTTGATTATCACCCCAGCTACAACTTTCAAGGAAAAGCCAGACCCCAGTGGTTTGGTATTTGGAACTGTGTTCACTGATAATATGCTGACAGTTGAGTGGTCCCTGGCTTCTGGATGGGAGAAACCTTATATTAAGCCACTTGAGAACCTCTCATTGCATCCAGCGTCCTCAGCTCTGCATTATGCTTTAGAA TTGTTTGAAGGAATGAAGGCTTACCGAGGAGTAGATGGCAAAATCCGCCTCTTCCGGCCGTCTCTCAACATGGACAGGATGGTGCGATCAGCAAGACGAGCAGCTCTACCA tgTTTTGACCAGAATGAGCTGTTACAGTGCATCCGGAAGCTGGTAGAAGTGGAAAAGGAGTGGGTCCCATACTCAACCAGTGCCAGCCTATATATCCGTCCTACCTTAATTGGAACTGAG CCTTCCCTTGGAGTGAAGAAGCCGACTAAAGCCCTACTGTATGTCATACTGAGTCCTGTGGGTCCCTACTTTGCAAGTGGAAGCTTTAATCCAATATCCTTATGGGCAGATCCAAAATATGTAAGAGCGTGGAAAGGAGGAACAGGGGACTGCAAAATGGGAGG GAATTACGGTGCTTCTGTTTATGCCCAGCAAGAAGCCATGGAGTTAGGCTGCCAGCAGGTTTTGTGGCTCTATGGTGAAGATCACCAAATAACTGAAGTTGGAACAATGAATCTGTTTCTCTACTGGATAAATGAAAATGGAG AAAATGAACTGGCAACCCCACCTTTAGATGGCATCATCCTTCCAGGAGTGACAAGACAAAGCATTTTGGATCTGGCACGCAACTGG AAAGAATTTAAAGTGTCTGAGCGATACATTACCATGAGTGACCTGACAGCTGCCTTGGAAAAGAACAGAGTAAAGGAGATGTTTGGTGCTGGAACAGCTTGTATTGTATGTCCTGTCTCTAAAATTTTATATAAGGGCAAG CATTTGCACATTCCAACTATGGAGAATGGACCTCAGTTAGCAACTCGTTTCCTGAATAAACTGAGTGACATCCAG taTGGAAGAGAAGACAGCGACTGGGCAGTGCTGGTGTCGTGA
- the BCAT1 gene encoding branched-chain-amino-acid aminotransferase, cytosolic isoform X3: MMKGYHKDCTAGVCTGKTAKQMAESFKASDLIITPATTFKEKPDPSGLVFGTVFTDNMLTVEWSLASGWEKPYIKPLENLSLHPASSALHYALELFEGMKAYRGVDGKIRLFRPSLNMDRMVRSARRAALPCFDQNELLQCIRKLVEVEKEWVPYSTSASLYIRPTLIGTEPSLGVKKPTKALLYVILSPVGPYFASGSFNPISLWADPKYVRAWKGGTGDCKMGGNYGASVYAQQEAMELGCQQVLWLYGEDHQITEVGTMNLFLYWINENGENELATPPLDGIILPGVTRQSILDLARNWKEFKVSERYITMSDLTAALEKNRVKEMFGAGTACIVCPVSKILYKGKHLHIPTMENGPQLATRFLNKLSDIQYGREDSDWAVLVS, translated from the exons GCTTCAGATTTGATTATCACCCCAGCTACAACTTTCAAGGAAAAGCCAGACCCCAGTGGTTTGGTATTTGGAACTGTGTTCACTGATAATATGCTGACAGTTGAGTGGTCCCTGGCTTCTGGATGGGAGAAACCTTATATTAAGCCACTTGAGAACCTCTCATTGCATCCAGCGTCCTCAGCTCTGCATTATGCTTTAGAA TTGTTTGAAGGAATGAAGGCTTACCGAGGAGTAGATGGCAAAATCCGCCTCTTCCGGCCGTCTCTCAACATGGACAGGATGGTGCGATCAGCAAGACGAGCAGCTCTACCA tgTTTTGACCAGAATGAGCTGTTACAGTGCATCCGGAAGCTGGTAGAAGTGGAAAAGGAGTGGGTCCCATACTCAACCAGTGCCAGCCTATATATCCGTCCTACCTTAATTGGAACTGAG CCTTCCCTTGGAGTGAAGAAGCCGACTAAAGCCCTACTGTATGTCATACTGAGTCCTGTGGGTCCCTACTTTGCAAGTGGAAGCTTTAATCCAATATCCTTATGGGCAGATCCAAAATATGTAAGAGCGTGGAAAGGAGGAACAGGGGACTGCAAAATGGGAGG GAATTACGGTGCTTCTGTTTATGCCCAGCAAGAAGCCATGGAGTTAGGCTGCCAGCAGGTTTTGTGGCTCTATGGTGAAGATCACCAAATAACTGAAGTTGGAACAATGAATCTGTTTCTCTACTGGATAAATGAAAATGGAG AAAATGAACTGGCAACCCCACCTTTAGATGGCATCATCCTTCCAGGAGTGACAAGACAAAGCATTTTGGATCTGGCACGCAACTGG AAAGAATTTAAAGTGTCTGAGCGATACATTACCATGAGTGACCTGACAGCTGCCTTGGAAAAGAACAGAGTAAAGGAGATGTTTGGTGCTGGAACAGCTTGTATTGTATGTCCTGTCTCTAAAATTTTATATAAGGGCAAG CATTTGCACATTCCAACTATGGAGAATGGACCTCAGTTAGCAACTCGTTTCCTGAATAAACTGAGTGACATCCAG taTGGAAGAGAAGACAGCGACTGGGCAGTGCTGGTGTCGTGA